The region tgcgcgcacacacatgtgcagccCACAGATGACATCGTCCTCATGGCTCAGGCTCTGGAGAAAATCTTCCTGCAGAAAGTTGCTCAGATGCCTCAGGAAGAAGTTGCTTTGCTTCCACCAGCTCCTAAAGGCAAGAACAAGAGCAAACAGCCAGCAGCTGGGACTACAGGTGCTACACACACTCCACTGAACCACCACTGTCTGGTTCTGTCTGTTTCTTCTACGTACATGTGTAGAGTCAGCAGTAAAATTCAGCTCTAAAAGAATTCTGTCTATCCGTCAGTGAGTCAGCAGGCGGAGTCTTCGGCCTCGTCCCCACCCTCCTACccatctccttctccctcccatACGCCTGTCATCTCGACTACGCCAACACCTGTCCAGACCACCCCCCCCATATCAGCCCCACAACCTCCAGCAGCTATGATGCCGTCTGCTCAGCCTGTGGTGAAGGTGATGAAAGCTCGCTGTGACACGTCTATGTCTCTTAGCTTTATCTGTCCTGCTTTTTCTCACGCCTGTCTGTCCTCATGTCTGTCTGGCtggaaacagaagaaaggaGTGAAGAGGAAAGCGGACACCACCACTCCAACAACATCAGCCATCTCTGCTGGTCGAGCTGACTCTCCATCTGCTCAGGATGCCAAACCAGCCAAACTGGGCTCAACACGCCGTGAAGCCACTGCCCGACCTGCCAAAACACGACGGGAGGTGGGTGAGGAGGTGGCTGGAGGGGAGGTGGGTGCTGGTGGGAGGAAGACCAGTAAGCTGGGTGAGCAGATGAAACACTGTGACGCCATCCTCAAGGAGATGTTGTCAAAGAAGCACGCTGCCTACGCCTGGCCCTTCTACAAACCAGTGGATGCTGAGGCGCTGGAGCTCCATGATtatcatgacatcatcaaacatCCCATGGACCTCAGCACCATCCGGGTAATAAACATGACATCACACAAACAACTTTTTTTGGCAAGTGAGCCTTGTTTATTTTTAGGTGATCTATGAAAGATTGAAACAAGTTTTACGCTAAAGAAAAGCCATTAAAGACAAAATCGATCCATCATGTCTGAGGTATACATTTGTGTGGACTCGGAACAAGTTGGACTGCATTAAAGATTTCATATATGTACTTGAGCTGAGCTTTTAGATGCATTTTGGTAGATGGGGACCCTGTTACTATCCTTCTTATCTTTAAAAGCATCCCCacacctgtcagtcaaacacaagagtctgacagctgttcTTTACAATTACTGTAACCATCAGCCATACTGATGCTGTTGCCTTCTTCTGGCTACACTGGCAACAGCATGATTTGGGTTGCCTTTTGTCCTGCCAGAGGTGGTAAAACCTGCAGGAAAAGGTGTGTAACAGGTAAACAAGCTCCGGCTGTCAAGGTGGACGAGAACAAATGTATACATCGCTGTGAAGGTTCTCAATCATTcaggtcatggtaattctggtagttgaatcttAGCAACTGGATTGTTTGAGTTTAGAACTCCCAGTGAGTTAGAACTGATGAAACCTCTTTggtgagaggtgaaacatcttcaagcaactcaaacagtccagttgctatgattcaacaaccagaactgtatacatcatttaaaatgtcattGCTGTTATCAAGCtgcagtgtgttttattttgaaaattacaGGAAAGAGCTTTAGACTTCAGTCACGTAATTATGTATTTGTACCAGCAAAAAAACATCTGTGCTTGTGGATGTAGCTCCTGTGtctttgaattttaaaatgaagtATAAAATGTTTACATTGGATTTAAGATCCAACCTGacataaaaatgtgtttccttggGCGCATGGAGAACATCCAGGTGTGGCTGATCCCAGCACACAAGAGCGGTGTCTTGGTTGGttgtgagcaaaaaaaaaactttgattGGGTTTTCTCTCCAGTGATCAGCCAGCAGGTTAGCTCAGTGGCCATTGAAAGGAGCATCACACTGACTCTGACTTCTGCTtcccaaacagaaaaagatggatAAAGGAGAATATAACGAGCCTCAGAGCTTTGCTACTGATGTCAGGTTAATGTTCTCCAACTGTTACAAGTATAACCCTCCAGACCATGAGGTGGTGGCCATGGCCCGCAAGCTGCAGGTACGTGCACTCCACAGAAGCTCTGGGCTCTTTCGAACATCTGCTCAGTGGCTGATGGTCTGTCTGCACAGGACGTGTTTGAGATGCGCTTTGCAAAGATCCCTGACGAGGGCCTGGAGGCGTCCATACCGTCcacgacaccgttggtcagtaAAAGCACTGCCTCCTccgacagcagcaacaactcCTCCTCCGACGAGTCATCTGATTCAGAGGAGGAGCGTGCCACCCGgctggcagagctgcaggaacaggTGGGTGCTGCTGACCAGTCAGGTCCAGAACACCCTCAGTTTTCTCTTTTAGTCTTCTGATCAGTTATTAAGTGAAATTATTGATTATAAATGACTCGGTGACGGGTTTATTCCACCAGTTGAAGGCGGTACATGAGCAGCTGGCTGTCCTGTCCCAGGCTCCAGTCAgtaaaccaaagaagaagaaagagaagaaagacaaggaaaagaagaaagacaagggcAACAAGGccaagatggaggaggagaagaagcccAAGACCACGGCCCAGCAGCccaaaccagccaatcagaagaaaCCACCGGCCAGGAAAGCCAACAGTACAGTGACTGCCACCAGGTAGgacttccttttcctttcacaataaaactaAATCCAGGCTTGTGGCAAGTCTGATCAATCAGTGTTTGTAGACAACCGAAGAAGAGCAGCAAGACATCTGTCAGTGGTTCGACAAATGGAGACGATGGCGAGGAGTCGGCCTTGCCCATGTCGTATGACGAGAAACGGCAGCTGAGTCTGGACATTAACCGGCTGCCGGGAGAAAAGCTGGGCCGGGTGGTCCACATTATCCAGACCAGAGAACCCTCGTTGAGGGACTCCAACCCTGACGAGATCGAGATCGACTTTGAAACCCTGAAACCCTCCACACTTCGAGAGCTGGAGCGTTACGTCAAGTCCTGCCTGCAGAAGAAACAGAGGAAGCTACTGCGTAAGTTCATTGTCAGAGCTGCTCCACGACAGATGATTCTTCAGGTTTGACTTCCTGATGATTGGTTCTGTTCTCCTAAAGATGCTTTCACATGTGGTTCCACCACAGGTTCTGTTTGGGCAGTAGTTGGTTCAGACTTGATTATTATTGTCGGGCCTAATGATGCGGATGTCAatcatctccttctctctccagaAAAGGCAGCTGGAGGTGGGGCAGCTGGAGGCGGGGCTAGTCGTTTGAGTGGcagctcctcatcttcctctgatGACAGCTCCTCAACAGGAACATCCTCTTCCTCCGACACAGACTGAACATACACACGACTGAGAAACAAATCCATGttactgaaaacacacacagtaacacaggACAGATATACACTCTGAACTTCTTAACACATTGAaagtctcacacacagacacagacacacacacacacaccctggaacTGTATGTAAATACGCTGACCTGTTTTTAGATCCtagtgtctttttttccctggcGGAccagaaggagagaagaaatcTTTAAACCccagaagaagaggggaggtGGCAGTCTGGTCTGTCTCTGTGCCAcaccttcctgtcttctcttcctcctcattggcCAGCTGGCTGTGACACCTGACCTCTTAAACATTCCAGATCCATCTGTATAGCATCttgggaggagggagaggagatcTTGGTGGAGTTTTCTGTGATGTCTGAAAGGAAAACTCGGTTCCAGAGACTGACCGTTGTGTGAGGAAGCCATCCAAAATCAGGTCATCAACCATCGATTGATTTTGTTCTGCAGTGATCCCTTTTGTGGAGCGGGAGTTCCCCTGTTGTCCTGGTGGTTGCGGTTTCACTGCCAATGCTTGGAGCGACAGTGAGCCGTGTCAAACGTCTGCACCAGCTCTTGTGCTGCAGAAAAACTGGGGTGCTGGAATCTTGTGACCTTTTCACCCCAAGCACTGTGTTGCTGCAGACGTTTGGTGGTTGTTGCTGGGTTGAACCCTCAGAAGAATCTTCTGCTGATCTGGAGCTCACCCAGCTTGCGAGGAACCATCAGCAGAGCTCATCCAACCTTTTTAAcactacatttatttttttctttcttcaggtcGTGTGCTGAACTTGTCTTTATAAGGTTCTCTATATAAAAATGTTTATTATCCCATCTAAGCTCAGATGCAACCAAACGGAGGAATATTTGCTGGAACAACATCcaaagttaaaagaaaatctTCCATACATCAGATCGTCATCGTGTTTTGTGATAATTCTGTTTTATAAACTTGTCTTTAACAGACATTaactttcattttaaaaactggCCAACAGAGAAGCTTCTTCCTGTTGGGACACCAGAGTTGGTTCCTCCAATGTTAGTTTGACCCAGGTCTTGCTAGTGCAGCCTCATTTTTAACAGCAGtccaaacaaagatggctgccagcCTACTTCCTGTCCCAAATATTTGGTTATGAATGTTTCCATGGGTGAGGCTTCTtatgctgttgccatggagatggtTTATTGGGTAGAATGTGTTTTAAAGTGCCACATTAAAAGCacatcttttattttgacagattTGGCCCAGTTATTTTAAAGAATCAATCCTGGTGTGACACTGTTGGATAGCTCGTTGCTATGGTAACTCCCTGTTTTTAGTTGGTCACTCTTTAATGCTAATAGttaatttttgtattttaataaGTAAAATGAAAAGTGATTTTATGTATTTGCATGCACTCCGGCCGTATGTTCTTTCTTCCTTATGTTTGAGCACTGTATGGTAGCTGTTATCGTAGCTGTCTGATGTTTAGATTGAACTCTGAGAGACCGAGAGAGGACGAACCAACGAGAAAACCAACAAGTGAATTATTTGATGTAATTACTGATATGGGATCCTTATTTTCTGAGCTCCTTTGTTttcataaataaacataaattgAGCTAATGGCATTTTAGGAATCTTTTGTGTCTGCTCATCCCAAGGCGAGCAGAACCCCAGCACATGTTCTGTTTTAgtgtgacaacagcagcagttcagTCATATTTCAAACTTTTCCCTTGCACGGTTCTGCTGTTGTTCTGCTGGAGGCTTGCAGTGTGTGACGTTCTCCGATCACACCCTAAATGTTGTTTTACATGTCAGTGAAACTGAATGGCTAGAAGATAAATGGGGGACATCATGGCCTCCCACAGTTCATAGATCCAAACTACATGATCCTGCAGATTCTGGACTGGCCATCCATGCCCCGAAGACACCTCTTGTCCTGGACCAGCACAGCCTGGTTTCCAAAGCTACTGTACCAGGCAGACTGGCTCCTGTTCAGATAGGTGGAGGGTGGTGACACCAGcatcagctgctgttgttgctgccagATCAGCAAGGACGTGTCACGGTACCGCAGCCGAGCAAAAGTCTCCGACAAGGCCTTCTCTGCCAGGCCTGGTCGGTTGAGAGAAGAAACCAATGGGCCCTCGGCAGCTAGAGCTTCTCTAGACATGTCGGAGGCGGTCCAGGAACTCAGCCCGGCCCAGTACGGACGATCTTGGATATAGGTCATTTTCCGTCATGGTTAACGACTCACGGAGCAGCTAATGGTCCATCACCGCAGAACCCGATTGAAGGGAACCATATGAGTTTGTTTTAACGTTGTCTGACTGGAATCGTTTTTAACTCCTCCAAATCGCATTTAAACACACCACACGTGGCACTACTCACGATTGGGCCCAGCCACGGACTTGTCGGCTTCCGTAGTCTGCTTTTTAATGTTGGGTCCAAACAAACGAAGCGAACTGCATTAAGCCGCTTGGCAGCTATTTGCTGACCAGCGCACTTTTTAATGATATAATCCCGCCGGCTCCGAGTCTCTGACGCCTAAATTCAACCGA is a window of Takifugu flavidus isolate HTHZ2018 chromosome 5, ASM371156v2, whole genome shotgun sequence DNA encoding:
- the LOC130525890 gene encoding bromodomain-containing protein 3-like isoform X2; its protein translation is MSDAPEAAPPSPPPLTNPPPPEVSNPNKPGRKTNQLQYMQNVVVKTLWKHQFAWPFYQPVDAIKLCLADYHKVIKNPMDMGTIKKRLENNYYWSASEAMQDFNTMFTNCYIYNKPTDDIVLMAQALEKIFLQKVAQMPQEEVALLPPAPKGKNKSKQPAAGTTVSQQAESSASSPPSYPSPSPSHTPVISTTPTPVQTTPPISAPQPPAAMMPSAQPVVKKGVKRKADTTTPTTSAISAGRADSPSAQDAKPAKLGSTRREATARPAKTRREVGEEVAGGEVGAGGRKTSKLGEQMKHCDAILKEMLSKKHAAYAWPFYKPVDAEALELHDYHDIIKHPMDLSTIRKKMDKGEYNEPQSFATDVRLMFSNCYKYNPPDHEVVAMARKLQDVFEMRFAKIPDEGLEASIPSTTPLVSKSTASSDSSNNSSSDESSDSEEERATRLAELQEQLKAVHEQLAVLSQAPVSKPKKKKEKKDKEKKKDKGNKAKMEEEKKPKTTAQQPKPANQKKPPARKANSTVTATRQPKKSSKTSVSGSTNGDDGEESALPMSYDEKRQLSLDINRLPGEKLGRVVHIIQTREPSLRDSNPDEIEIDFETLKPSTLRELERYVKSCLQKKQRKLLQKAAGGGAAGGGASRLSGSSSSSSDDSSSTGTSSSSDTD
- the LOC130525890 gene encoding bromodomain-containing protein 3-like isoform X1; this translates as MSDAPEAAPPSPPPLTNPPPPEVSNPNKPGRKTNQLQYMQNVVVKTLWKHQFAWPFYQPVDAIKLCLADYHKVIKNPMDMGTIKKRLENNYYWSASEAMQDFNTMFTNCYIYNKPTDDIVLMAQALEKIFLQKVAQMPQEEVALLPPAPKGKNKSKQPAAGTTVSQQAESSASSPPSYPSPSPSHTPVISTTPTPVQTTPPISAPQPPAAMMPSAQPVVKKKGVKRKADTTTPTTSAISAGRADSPSAQDAKPAKLGSTRREATARPAKTRREVGEEVAGGEVGAGGRKTSKLGEQMKHCDAILKEMLSKKHAAYAWPFYKPVDAEALELHDYHDIIKHPMDLSTIRKKMDKGEYNEPQSFATDVRLMFSNCYKYNPPDHEVVAMARKLQDVFEMRFAKIPDEGLEASIPSTTPLVSKSTASSDSSNNSSSDESSDSEEERATRLAELQEQLKAVHEQLAVLSQAPVSKPKKKKEKKDKEKKKDKGNKAKMEEEKKPKTTAQQPKPANQKKPPARKANSTVTATRQPKKSSKTSVSGSTNGDDGEESALPMSYDEKRQLSLDINRLPGEKLGRVVHIIQTREPSLRDSNPDEIEIDFETLKPSTLRELERYVKSCLQKKQRKLLQKAAGGGAAGGGASRLSGSSSSSSDDSSSTGTSSSSDTD
- the LOC130525890 gene encoding bromodomain-containing protein 3-like isoform X3, with the translated sequence MQNVVVKTLWKHQFAWPFYQPVDAIKLCLADYHKVIKNPMDMGTIKKRLENNYYWSASEAMQDFNTMFTNCYIYNKPTDDIVLMAQALEKIFLQKVAQMPQEEVALLPPAPKGKNKSKQPAAGTTVSQQAESSASSPPSYPSPSPSHTPVISTTPTPVQTTPPISAPQPPAAMMPSAQPVVKKKGVKRKADTTTPTTSAISAGRADSPSAQDAKPAKLGSTRREATARPAKTRREVGEEVAGGEVGAGGRKTSKLGEQMKHCDAILKEMLSKKHAAYAWPFYKPVDAEALELHDYHDIIKHPMDLSTIRKKMDKGEYNEPQSFATDVRLMFSNCYKYNPPDHEVVAMARKLQDVFEMRFAKIPDEGLEASIPSTTPLVSKSTASSDSSNNSSSDESSDSEEERATRLAELQEQLKAVHEQLAVLSQAPVSKPKKKKEKKDKEKKKDKGNKAKMEEEKKPKTTAQQPKPANQKKPPARKANSTVTATRQPKKSSKTSVSGSTNGDDGEESALPMSYDEKRQLSLDINRLPGEKLGRVVHIIQTREPSLRDSNPDEIEIDFETLKPSTLRELERYVKSCLQKKQRKLLQKAAGGGAAGGGASRLSGSSSSSSDDSSSTGTSSSSDTD